A region from the Aphis gossypii isolate Hap1 chromosome 1, ASM2018417v2, whole genome shotgun sequence genome encodes:
- the LOC114121612 gene encoding GTPase-activating protein and VPS9 domain-containing protein 1 isoform X1 yields MKTKAIMEDQTLLQDLMELATHMRQERLFTQYELNNLQTLNEQVTSVSNRLAQEAWITTQQRINLNKLVLSNPDCTPADCCEIAQHLDDAHFVEVHESIGYDNAQGFGVLVQKLRTNPKLLASCLAAGDRLFTNKMPEVVNCTLSGVFGSCLMAEDNVLILKLLRHLAVLQLIPADNPRRVLSHGSCAFSRLYSAFHGSLFSAKLFLTAAFHDPIMELLKDEEKYLDIDPDKAQLRFSHLRICNRESSDYNLKLQNYRKSIVEQLVAIASKFINSLNENLYCFPSSVCWLVRQIHTLLTAGSTLTEKQIYGICVNLVFTYFICPAIINPEPHGITDADITQIARYNLIQVANIIQMLAMYKYEPIDNKVQDLYQHFNKDCISSLMEALLKTSSRNSLNDDNLTVNSNVKLENLIRSVALFTEEELQTFVNFLNVVSNDGTLSELDKKELADLLMNMPIMWPDNNSNDKFQLPLEQKKLGILSKTAASSLGKVLPNTNILNFSNSEGFNDDDDKFKKDFDQKVLIVPFENTFNSGIGLLPEHKVLEIEKSNLLEDGEQNNKLYEIVKKKEKPLHSVSHEGSIVDTGNTSDYLEVVSEAASNHSVPSSVELDQDQNDNLSDMISANVSGRGTPNISGRDTPSSQVTENEDIVNGPPTPSARINPSAKQCKFDLDDKFGKFEIKSKMQGMGRDETTSSMVSDTWSMDVLASDNEILDQSDRSQISVQLPPPPQLQTISNNQQILDINETASEAWSTDVFASDTDRLAEVDTDDTASVARSDDMLRYELESRGDMDGTDDSSNYHYSPNVFRPIVEVQQESNLRSENALSFNNRVQRRKVSDSSAESNTNKFVGSPDDVPSTRTETGLNVSRSAFSMASTSSEQTPTGPPKLSHRPQPSSSQEASVDDGDTNMGLHMSSCSLSSTTSSSGSSLGAKPKPMLMNGSVVTMKTNTNAVAINTKMGNNGNLITKSISFDKTAERGDREGYDDDSKNKRGFFKNFKISFKNRRGKWYRNDELGYDPLQGCSNSSGNELILNNNLSENLLLDESSEDILAKYRKKPSNILNTNEKISSQKSGTAKNDEDSVLELNQNIDFEKYSFDDAKKKLRLVLSTVDIQYVPWCNETESKPMLNTWRDKDNEIVGLLQYQLAEATNLNDHFISARLHETIRCMKMFDTHSCQKLIGALKEDYKSRAPYITYLVKCRKTLLTSIAQLNRLLEQIKCDREVCHQFLITKCVQIFLEQKNQLVLEFIDEFEQSKLADEKNQHLNRFLSTLEIEMKRNNIWKNASFDQIDDAKLTIERAIISRVYTLAMYPNGDADFCRDQVLREHMSNLSKNLVPTHNDLRIPKKFHFECPWPSAQAEISAISAYKTPKDKLQCVFRCTTTLLNLMSMAGEHGNMHPAADDIVPVLVYVLIKANPPSLLSTVQYINSFYGDRLEGEEHYWWIQFCAAIEFIKTMN; encoded by the exons ATG AAAACCAAAGCAATTATGGAGGATCAAACGTTATTGCAAGATCTTATGGAACTAGCCACGCACATGCGACAGGAACGACTTTTCACTCAATATGAATTGAACAATTTGCAAACATTGAATGAACag gtGACCAGTGTATCAAATAGATTGGCCCAAGAAGCATGGATAACAACTCAACAACGAATTAATCTCAACAAATTAGTTTTGTCTAATCCTGATTGTACTCCTGCTGATTGTTGTGAAATTGCTCAACACTTGGATGATGCACACTTTGTTGAAGTTCATGAATCAATTGGCTATGAT aaTGCACAAGGGTTTGGTGTTCTTGTGCAAAAATTGCGTACAAATCCAAAACTACTAGCAAGCTGTTTAGCTGCTGGAGATCGATTATTTACTAACAAAATGCCAGAGGTTGTTAATTGCACTTTATCTGGAGTGTTTGGATCTTGTTTGATGGCTGaagataatgttttaatattaaaattacttagacATTTGGCTGTGCTACAATTAATACCTGCAGATAACCCTCGCAG ggtATTAAGTCACGGATCATGTGCTTTTTCAAGATTGTATTCAGCATTCCACGGGAGTTTATTTTCTGCAAAGTTATTTTTGACTGCTGCCTTCCATGATCCCATTATGGAGTTGTTAAAAGATGAAGAAAAGTACCTCGACATTGATCCAGATAAAGCTCAACTGAG aTTTTCTCATCTTAGAATATGCAACCGTGAAAGttcagattataatttaaaactacaaaacTATAGAAAATCTATTGTAGAGCAGTTGGTAGCAATTgcttcaaaatttattaacagcCTCAATGAAAATCTTTACTGCTTTCCGAGTTCAGTATGTTGGCTTGTGAGACAAATTCATACATTATTAACTGCTGGAAGTACTTTGACTGAAAAACAG atctaTGGCATTTGTGTAAATCtagtttttacatattttatttgtccaGCAATCATAAATCCCGAACCACATGGAATTACTGATGCCGATATTACTCAAATTGCTCGTTATAATCTTATTCAAGTGgccaatattattcaaatgttgGCTATGTACAAATATGAACCAATTGATAATAAAGTTCAAGATTTGTATCAGCACTTTAATAAGGATTGCATTTCTAGCTTAATGGAAGCCCTATTAAAAACATCATCACGGAATTCTTTAAACGATGACAATTTAACTGTTAATTCTAATGTTAAGTTGGAAAACTTAATTCGATCCGTTGCATTATTTACTGAGGAGGAACTCCAAACTTTt GTAAATTTCCTAAATGTGGTTTCCAATGATGGAACATTGAGTGAGTTGGATAAAAAAGAATTGGCTGATTTATTGATGAATATGCCAATAATGTGGCCTGATAATAACTCAAatgataaatttcaattacctTTAGAACAAAAAAAGTTAGGGATTCTTAGTAAGACTg ctgCTTCATCTCTTGGAAAAGTATTaccaaatacaaatattttaaatttttctaactCTGAAGGTtttaatgatgatgatgacaaatttaaaaaagattttgatCAAAAAGTCCTAATTGTACCATTTGAGAATACATTTAACTCTGGAATCGGTTTATTACCTGAGCATAAGGTTTtggaaattgaaaaatcaaacCTCTTAGAAGATGGCGAGcaaaacaataaactatatGAAATTgtgaagaaaaaagaaaaacctcTGCATTCTGTATCTCATGAAGGATCTATTG tggacACTGGAAATACTAGTGATTATTTAGAAGTTGTCTCAGAGGCTGCATCAAACCATAGTGTTCCGTCATCTGTGGAACTTGACCAGGatcaaaatgataatttatcagACATGATTTCTGCAAATGTATCAGGACGAGGAACACCAAATATATCag GGCGTGATACACCATCATCACAAGTTACAGAAAATGAAGATATAGTTAATGGTCCTCCAACACCATCTGCTCGTATAAATCCATCAGCAAAACAATGTAAATTCGATCTAGATGATAAATTTggcaaatttgaaataaaatctaaGATGCAAG ggATGGGACGTGATGAAACCACGTCATCCATGGTATCGGACACATGGAGTATGGATGTTTTAGCAAGTGATAATGAAATACTCGATCAGTCTGATAGATCTCAAATTAGTGTACAACTTCCTCCACCACCACAATTACAAACTATTTCTAATAATCAAcaa atattagacATTAATGAAACTGCGTCTGAAGCCTGGAGTACAGATGTTTTTGCTTCTGACACTGATAGATTGGCTGAAGTTGATACAGATGATACAGCTAGTGTTGCaag atctGACGATATGTTAAGATATGAATTAGAAAGTAGAGGTGATATGGATGGAACTGACGATTCTTCAAATTATCATTACT cGCCAAATGTATTTAGACCTATAGTAGAAGTACAACAAGAGAGTAATTTACGGTCAGAAAATGCATTGTCGTTTAACAATAGAGTACAAAGACGAAAAGTATCTGATAGTAGTGCTGAatctaatactaataaatttgttgGTTCCCCTGATGATGTCCCATCAACTAGAACTGAAACAGGATTAAATGTATCTAGATCTGCATTTTCTATGGCGTCCACTTCTAGTGAACAAACTCCTACTGGACCACCCAAACTTTCTCATAGACCACAACCATCATCTAGTCAAGAA GCTTCAGTCGATGATGGTGATACAAATATGGGTTTACATATGAGTTCTTGTAGTTTATCATCTACAACTAGTAGCAGTGGCAGCAGTCTGGGAGCTAAACCCAAACCTATGTTGATGAATGGTTCAGTTGTAACAATGAAAACTAATACCAATGCAGTggcaattaatacaaaaatgggAAATAATGGAAATTTAATCACTAAAAGTATAAGTTTTGATAAAACAGCAGAACGTGGTGATAGAGAAGGATATGATGatgatagtaaaaataaaagagggtttttcaaaaactttaaaatttcttttaaaaatcgtCGAGGAAAATGGTACAGAAATGATGAATTagg ctatGATCCATTACAAGGTTGTAGTAATAGCAGTggaaatgaattaatattgaataataatttatctgaaAATCTTCTTCTTGATg aatcTTCTGAAGACATATTGGCCAAGTACCGTAAAAAGCCCAGcaatatattgaatacaaatgAAAAGATTTCTAGTCAAAAATCAGGAACTGCAAAAAACGATGAAGATTCTGTGTTAGAGCTTAACCAAAacattgattttgaaaaatactcaTTTGATGATGCAAAAAAGAAATTGCGACTTGTGCTGAGTACTGTGGACATACAATATGTACCCTGGTGTAATGAAACTGAGTCTAAACctatg ttaaatacgtGGCGAGATAAGGATAACGAAATTGTTGGCTTGTTACAATATCAACTTGCAGAAGCTACCAATCTTAACGATCATTTTATATCAGCTAGACTTCATGAAACAATTAGGTGCATGAAAATGTTTGATACACACAG ttgtcaaaaattaattggtgCATTAAAAGAAGACTATAAATCCAGAGCACCCTATATTACATATCTTGTGAAATgtagaaaaacattattaactaGTATAGCCCAGTTAAACAG aCTGTTGGAACAAATCAAATGTGATCGTGAAGTATgccatcaatttttaattacaaaatgtgtgcagatatttttagaacaaaaaaatcaattggtTTTGGAGTTTATTGATGAATTTGAACAAAGCAAGTTAGCCGATGAGAAAAATCAACATCTAAATAGATTTTTGTCGACACTTGAAATTGAAATGAAACGCAACAATATTTGGAAAA ATGCTAGTTTTGATCAAATTGATGATGCAAAATTGACTATTGAACGAGCGATTATTAGTAGAGTGTACACATTAGCAATGTACCCTAATGGTGATGCAGACTTTTGTAGGGATCA agTTTTACGAGAACATATGTCTAATTTGTCCAAGAATTTAGTACCTACCCACAATGATCTACGTATACCTAAA aaatttcattttgaatgTCCTTGGCCTTCTGCTCAAGCTGAGATTTCAGCAATTTCAGCGTATAAGACACCAAAAGACAAACTGCAATGTGTATTTCGATGCACTACTACTCTTTTAAATCTGATGTCAATGGCCGGTGAACATGGAAATATGCATCCAGCTGCTGATGATATAGTTCCAGTGCTCGTTTACGTTCTAATAAAA GCGAATCCCCCTTCGTTGCTATCAACTGTTcagtatataaatagtttttatgggGATCGTTTGGAAGGCGAAGAACATTATTGGTGGATACAGTTTTGTGCTGcgatagaatttattaaaactatgaactaa
- the LOC114121612 gene encoding GTPase-activating protein and VPS9 domain-containing protein 1 isoform X3 has product MKTKAIMEDQTLLQDLMELATHMRQERLFTQYELNNLQTLNEQVTSVSNRLAQEAWITTQQRINLNKLVLSNPDCTPADCCEIAQHLDDAHFVEVHESIGYDNAQGFGVLVQKLRTNPKLLASCLAAGDRLFTNKMPEVVNCTLSGVFGSCLMAEDNVLILKLLRHLAVLQLIPADNPRRVLSHGSCAFSRLYSAFHGSLFSAKLFLTAAFHDPIMELLKDEEKYLDIDPDKAQLRFSHLRICNRESSDYNLKLQNYRKSIVEQLVAIASKFINSLNENLYCFPSSVCWLVRQIHTLLTAGSTLTEKQIYGICVNLVFTYFICPAIINPEPHGITDADITQIARYNLIQVANIIQMLAMYKYEPIDNKVQDLYQHFNKDCISSLMEALLKTSSRNSLNDDNLTVNSNVKLENLIRSVALFTEEELQTFVNFLNVVSNDGTLSELDKKELADLLMNMPIMWPDNNSNDKFQLPLEQKKLGILSKTGFNDDDDKFKKDFDQKVLIVPFENTFNSGIGLLPEHKVLEIEKSNLLEDGEQNNKLYEIVKKKEKPLHSVSHEGSIVDTGNTSDYLEVVSEAASNHSVPSSVELDQDQNDNLSDMISANVSGRGTPNISGRDTPSSQVTENEDIVNGPPTPSARINPSAKQCKFDLDDKFGKFEIKSKMQGMGRDETTSSMVSDTWSMDVLASDNEILDQSDRSQISVQLPPPPQLQTISNNQQILDINETASEAWSTDVFASDTDRLAEVDTDDTASVARSDDMLRYELESRGDMDGTDDSSNYHYSPNVFRPIVEVQQESNLRSENALSFNNRVQRRKVSDSSAESNTNKFVGSPDDVPSTRTETGLNVSRSAFSMASTSSEQTPTGPPKLSHRPQPSSSQEASVDDGDTNMGLHMSSCSLSSTTSSSGSSLGAKPKPMLMNGSVVTMKTNTNAVAINTKMGNNGNLITKSISFDKTAERGDREGYDDDSKNKRGFFKNFKISFKNRRGKWYRNDELGYDPLQGCSNSSGNELILNNNLSENLLLDESSEDILAKYRKKPSNILNTNEKISSQKSGTAKNDEDSVLELNQNIDFEKYSFDDAKKKLRLVLSTVDIQYVPWCNETESKPMLNTWRDKDNEIVGLLQYQLAEATNLNDHFISARLHETIRCMKMFDTHSCQKLIGALKEDYKSRAPYITYLVKCRKTLLTSIAQLNRLLEQIKCDREVCHQFLITKCVQIFLEQKNQLVLEFIDEFEQSKLADEKNQHLNRFLSTLEIEMKRNNIWKNASFDQIDDAKLTIERAIISRVYTLAMYPNGDADFCRDQVLREHMSNLSKNLVPTHNDLRIPKKFHFECPWPSAQAEISAISAYKTPKDKLQCVFRCTTTLLNLMSMAGEHGNMHPAADDIVPVLVYVLIKANPPSLLSTVQYINSFYGDRLEGEEHYWWIQFCAAIEFIKTMN; this is encoded by the exons ATG AAAACCAAAGCAATTATGGAGGATCAAACGTTATTGCAAGATCTTATGGAACTAGCCACGCACATGCGACAGGAACGACTTTTCACTCAATATGAATTGAACAATTTGCAAACATTGAATGAACag gtGACCAGTGTATCAAATAGATTGGCCCAAGAAGCATGGATAACAACTCAACAACGAATTAATCTCAACAAATTAGTTTTGTCTAATCCTGATTGTACTCCTGCTGATTGTTGTGAAATTGCTCAACACTTGGATGATGCACACTTTGTTGAAGTTCATGAATCAATTGGCTATGAT aaTGCACAAGGGTTTGGTGTTCTTGTGCAAAAATTGCGTACAAATCCAAAACTACTAGCAAGCTGTTTAGCTGCTGGAGATCGATTATTTACTAACAAAATGCCAGAGGTTGTTAATTGCACTTTATCTGGAGTGTTTGGATCTTGTTTGATGGCTGaagataatgttttaatattaaaattacttagacATTTGGCTGTGCTACAATTAATACCTGCAGATAACCCTCGCAG ggtATTAAGTCACGGATCATGTGCTTTTTCAAGATTGTATTCAGCATTCCACGGGAGTTTATTTTCTGCAAAGTTATTTTTGACTGCTGCCTTCCATGATCCCATTATGGAGTTGTTAAAAGATGAAGAAAAGTACCTCGACATTGATCCAGATAAAGCTCAACTGAG aTTTTCTCATCTTAGAATATGCAACCGTGAAAGttcagattataatttaaaactacaaaacTATAGAAAATCTATTGTAGAGCAGTTGGTAGCAATTgcttcaaaatttattaacagcCTCAATGAAAATCTTTACTGCTTTCCGAGTTCAGTATGTTGGCTTGTGAGACAAATTCATACATTATTAACTGCTGGAAGTACTTTGACTGAAAAACAG atctaTGGCATTTGTGTAAATCtagtttttacatattttatttgtccaGCAATCATAAATCCCGAACCACATGGAATTACTGATGCCGATATTACTCAAATTGCTCGTTATAATCTTATTCAAGTGgccaatattattcaaatgttgGCTATGTACAAATATGAACCAATTGATAATAAAGTTCAAGATTTGTATCAGCACTTTAATAAGGATTGCATTTCTAGCTTAATGGAAGCCCTATTAAAAACATCATCACGGAATTCTTTAAACGATGACAATTTAACTGTTAATTCTAATGTTAAGTTGGAAAACTTAATTCGATCCGTTGCATTATTTACTGAGGAGGAACTCCAAACTTTt GTAAATTTCCTAAATGTGGTTTCCAATGATGGAACATTGAGTGAGTTGGATAAAAAAGAATTGGCTGATTTATTGATGAATATGCCAATAATGTGGCCTGATAATAACTCAAatgataaatttcaattacctTTAGAACAAAAAAAGTTAGGGATTCTTAGTAAGACTg GTtttaatgatgatgatgacaaatttaaaaaagattttgatCAAAAAGTCCTAATTGTACCATTTGAGAATACATTTAACTCTGGAATCGGTTTATTACCTGAGCATAAGGTTTtggaaattgaaaaatcaaacCTCTTAGAAGATGGCGAGcaaaacaataaactatatGAAATTgtgaagaaaaaagaaaaacctcTGCATTCTGTATCTCATGAAGGATCTATTG tggacACTGGAAATACTAGTGATTATTTAGAAGTTGTCTCAGAGGCTGCATCAAACCATAGTGTTCCGTCATCTGTGGAACTTGACCAGGatcaaaatgataatttatcagACATGATTTCTGCAAATGTATCAGGACGAGGAACACCAAATATATCag GGCGTGATACACCATCATCACAAGTTACAGAAAATGAAGATATAGTTAATGGTCCTCCAACACCATCTGCTCGTATAAATCCATCAGCAAAACAATGTAAATTCGATCTAGATGATAAATTTggcaaatttgaaataaaatctaaGATGCAAG ggATGGGACGTGATGAAACCACGTCATCCATGGTATCGGACACATGGAGTATGGATGTTTTAGCAAGTGATAATGAAATACTCGATCAGTCTGATAGATCTCAAATTAGTGTACAACTTCCTCCACCACCACAATTACAAACTATTTCTAATAATCAAcaa atattagacATTAATGAAACTGCGTCTGAAGCCTGGAGTACAGATGTTTTTGCTTCTGACACTGATAGATTGGCTGAAGTTGATACAGATGATACAGCTAGTGTTGCaag atctGACGATATGTTAAGATATGAATTAGAAAGTAGAGGTGATATGGATGGAACTGACGATTCTTCAAATTATCATTACT cGCCAAATGTATTTAGACCTATAGTAGAAGTACAACAAGAGAGTAATTTACGGTCAGAAAATGCATTGTCGTTTAACAATAGAGTACAAAGACGAAAAGTATCTGATAGTAGTGCTGAatctaatactaataaatttgttgGTTCCCCTGATGATGTCCCATCAACTAGAACTGAAACAGGATTAAATGTATCTAGATCTGCATTTTCTATGGCGTCCACTTCTAGTGAACAAACTCCTACTGGACCACCCAAACTTTCTCATAGACCACAACCATCATCTAGTCAAGAA GCTTCAGTCGATGATGGTGATACAAATATGGGTTTACATATGAGTTCTTGTAGTTTATCATCTACAACTAGTAGCAGTGGCAGCAGTCTGGGAGCTAAACCCAAACCTATGTTGATGAATGGTTCAGTTGTAACAATGAAAACTAATACCAATGCAGTggcaattaatacaaaaatgggAAATAATGGAAATTTAATCACTAAAAGTATAAGTTTTGATAAAACAGCAGAACGTGGTGATAGAGAAGGATATGATGatgatagtaaaaataaaagagggtttttcaaaaactttaaaatttcttttaaaaatcgtCGAGGAAAATGGTACAGAAATGATGAATTagg ctatGATCCATTACAAGGTTGTAGTAATAGCAGTggaaatgaattaatattgaataataatttatctgaaAATCTTCTTCTTGATg aatcTTCTGAAGACATATTGGCCAAGTACCGTAAAAAGCCCAGcaatatattgaatacaaatgAAAAGATTTCTAGTCAAAAATCAGGAACTGCAAAAAACGATGAAGATTCTGTGTTAGAGCTTAACCAAAacattgattttgaaaaatactcaTTTGATGATGCAAAAAAGAAATTGCGACTTGTGCTGAGTACTGTGGACATACAATATGTACCCTGGTGTAATGAAACTGAGTCTAAACctatg ttaaatacgtGGCGAGATAAGGATAACGAAATTGTTGGCTTGTTACAATATCAACTTGCAGAAGCTACCAATCTTAACGATCATTTTATATCAGCTAGACTTCATGAAACAATTAGGTGCATGAAAATGTTTGATACACACAG ttgtcaaaaattaattggtgCATTAAAAGAAGACTATAAATCCAGAGCACCCTATATTACATATCTTGTGAAATgtagaaaaacattattaactaGTATAGCCCAGTTAAACAG aCTGTTGGAACAAATCAAATGTGATCGTGAAGTATgccatcaatttttaattacaaaatgtgtgcagatatttttagaacaaaaaaatcaattggtTTTGGAGTTTATTGATGAATTTGAACAAAGCAAGTTAGCCGATGAGAAAAATCAACATCTAAATAGATTTTTGTCGACACTTGAAATTGAAATGAAACGCAACAATATTTGGAAAA ATGCTAGTTTTGATCAAATTGATGATGCAAAATTGACTATTGAACGAGCGATTATTAGTAGAGTGTACACATTAGCAATGTACCCTAATGGTGATGCAGACTTTTGTAGGGATCA agTTTTACGAGAACATATGTCTAATTTGTCCAAGAATTTAGTACCTACCCACAATGATCTACGTATACCTAAA aaatttcattttgaatgTCCTTGGCCTTCTGCTCAAGCTGAGATTTCAGCAATTTCAGCGTATAAGACACCAAAAGACAAACTGCAATGTGTATTTCGATGCACTACTACTCTTTTAAATCTGATGTCAATGGCCGGTGAACATGGAAATATGCATCCAGCTGCTGATGATATAGTTCCAGTGCTCGTTTACGTTCTAATAAAA GCGAATCCCCCTTCGTTGCTATCAACTGTTcagtatataaatagtttttatgggGATCGTTTGGAAGGCGAAGAACATTATTGGTGGATACAGTTTTGTGCTGcgatagaatttattaaaactatgaactaa